GGTCGTGGCCGGCTCCTCGGTCGTGGCGGGTGCCACGACCGGGGTGGTGTCCGCGCCGGACGCCAGGTCAGCGTCGTTCACGGGCTTGGCCGGCTCGTCACCGGCGACGACAGCGGAGTCCGTGCCGCCGGAGACCGCCGTCGCCGCGGAGCCGGGTTCGGCGGTCGCCGCCGGCTTCGCGTCCGACGTGGCGGACTCGGCATCCGACGTGGCGGACTCGGCGGCCGCCGGTGCCGCGACCGCGGCCGACGGGGCCACGGTCTCGGTGGTGGACGGCGTGGTCGTCGCGGTTCCCGAGTCGACGATGCCCGCCTCCGGCAACGGCGGCGTGACGCTCTTCCCGGACCCGCCGGTCGCGACGGATGACGACACCGGCGCGTCGGTCGAGGCCGGCTCCGTGACCGACGTGGACGTGGAGTCGGCGGCGATGCCCGCCTCCGGCAACGGCGGCGTCGCACCCGCACCCGACGCGGTGTCCGCGGCGGACGAGGGAGACGAGGGGGACGACACGGCCGAGACCGGCTTCGCGACCTCGTCATCCGCGGGCGCCGTCTCCGGCGCGTCCGCGCCGGCCGGCACCGTGATCGCGGGCTCCGCCACCGCCGTCGTCGCGGCCGACTCGCCAGCCCCCGCAGGCGTCGCGGCGGACTCGCCAGCCCCCGCAGGCGTCGCGGCGGACTCGCCAGCCCCCGCAGGCGTCGCGGCGGACTCCTGGCCCGCCGCCGACGCGGCGGAATCCTCGCTCACCACGGCCTTCGCGGCGGCATCCTTCGCCGTGGGCGTCGCGGCGGAGTCCGCCGTCGTCCCGGTGGCCGGTGCCGCGGCGGCCGGGGCCGACGCGTCGGTGTCCTTGGTCGCGGTACCGGAAACGGCGGCGGCGCTGGACGCCTCGGTGACGGCCGGCGTGGCCGGGTTCGCCTCCGTGGCACCGGACGAGGTGGTGTCAGAAACAGTGGTGGCGTCGGTTATGGTGGTAGCCGAAACCGACGAATCCGAAGTGTCCGAAGAATCCGTCTTGACGGGCTTGGTAGTCGGGACCGGAGCGCCGGAGCCCGAAGGCTTGCGGAGCCGGCCCACCAGCCACCAGGCAATGACAACGCCCGCGATTCCCAGGGCGAGGTAGATGAGATTCCGCATGAAAAGCCTCCCGATATACGGAGGCGGCATTGTAGCAACGGCGATGCCGGACCCCGACACGCAGAGGTCGTCCGGTCCACCCGGCCTTGACCAGGCACAGCAGCGGAATCGACCGGCGGGCACGACGCTGTAGCGTGGCCGGATGCCGTTCAGGGTTCTCGGTGCCGACGCGTACAAGGGCGGCTGGGTCGGTGTCCTGCTCGATCAGGACCGCGTCGAGGTCGGCGCCGCGCCGGGGATCGCGGCGCTGGTCGCGTGGGCCGGTCCGCTGGACGTGGTCGGCATCGACATCCCGATCGGGTTGCCGGACGCCACGCGCCGCCGCGCCGACCGGGAGGCCCGGGCGCAGCTCGGCCGCCGGGCGTCGTCGGTGTTCAACACGCCGGTGCGGGCCGCGCTGAGCTGCGCCGACTACGCCGCCGCCAACGCGGAGAACCGGCGGCTGGCCGGTGAGGGGATGTCCGCGCAGGCGTACCGGCTGGGTCCGCGGATCTTGGATGTGGACGCGTGGCTGCGCGGCGGCGGGCACCCGCGGACGATCGAGGTCCACCCCGAGCTGTCCTTCGCCCGGATGGCCGGTGGCCCGCTGCCGGACAGCAAGAAGACCTGGTCCGGCGCGATGCAGCGGGCGGAGCTGCTCCGGCGGCACGGCGTCCGTCTCCCTAGCGACATCGGCCCGGCCGGCCGGCTGGTGCCGGTCGACGACGTGCTGGACGCGGCCGCGGTGGCGTGGACCGCGCGCCGGGCCGCGGCGGGCGAGGCGCGGTGCGTACCCGCGGAGCCGGAGATCTTCAGCGACGGCCTGCCGGCCGCGATCTGGTCATGAGAACAACACCGGAACGCCGCGACCCGGCCGAGAGAGAAGCACCGGAACGCCGCGGCCCGGGCATGGAAGCCGCACACCGGAACGCCGCGCGCTCAGCCGCCGACGCGGACCACGCGGGCCCAGGGCGGCGTGGCCACCCACTTCTCGGACGGCCGGGGAAACAGTCCCACCACGGTACGGGCGGCCGGGCGCGCGGACGGCCACGGCGTCTGACCGTCGGTGAGCAGCACGATCACGTCCGGCCGGCGTTCCAGCGCGGCCGCGACGCCGGCGCGCATGTCCGTGCCGCCGCCCCCGACCAGCGGGATGTCCCGCTCCCGGCAGAACCGCCCGACCGTGGCCACGGTCGCGTCGCAGGACATCACGGTGACCAGGTCGCGCCGGCCGCCGAGCGCGCGGCCGATCGCGGTCACCTCCAGCAGCGCGCTGCCGAGTTCGCGGTCCGAGACCGAGGCGGACGTGTCGACGACCACGCACACGGACGGCGGACGGCGGCGCAGCGCGGGCAGCACCACGCCGGGCAGGCTGGTGGCGCGCCGGCCCGGCCGCTGGTAGGTGTAGTCCTCCCCCACGCCGGCCGCGCTCGCCGCCGACCGCACCGCGGAGCCGAGCAGTTCCCGCCACGGCTGCGGCGGGTGGAACACCTGCTCGGCCCAGCGCTTCCAGCCGTCCGGCGCGTCGCCGGGCGCGCCCACGATGCCGTGCGCGACCCGGAACCGGACCGCGTCGCGTTCCTCCGTGGTCAGTCCGCGCGCACCGGCCGGCCCGAGGTCCCACGGCCGGGCGCCACCGTCCGCGCCGCTGCCGCAATCGAGCCACGCGAACGGCTGGGTGCGCGCGCCGAACGTGAACCGGCGCAGGTAGAACTCCATCACCTCGCCGGCTTCCAGTCCGAGCGACTCCGGGCGCACCGCGTCCGGCGGCATCGGCAGCGCCGCGTCGTACACGTCGTCGTTGATCTCCGCGTCCGCCGCGATGTTCATCCGCAGCCGCTCGCCGGGGCCGTCCACACCGTGTTCCGCGGCGTAGGCGTCGCCCCGCCCGTGGTGGTCGCGCAGCAGGTGCGACACCTCGTGCACCCAGACGCCGGCCAGGTCGGGCACGGTGCGGCGGTCCACGAACGCGGGCGAGACGTAGCAGCGCCAGTGCCGGTCCACCGCCATCGTCGGGGTGGCCGGCGACTCCACCACGTGCAGCGCGAACAGCGCGGCCGCCAGGTAGGGGCGTTCACGCACCGCGTGCAGCCGCGCGGCGTAGAGCTTCTCCAGGTCCATCAGGCCGCCACCGCCCGCCGGGACAACGAGACCGTGCCGGCCAGCCGGTCGATCAGCGCGGGCACGTCCCACTCCTCGCGGCGCAGCGCGGCGAGCGTGGTCGCGGGCACCACCACCAGGTCCGGCGGGCCGGTCTCGGCCGCGCGGGCGAGCAGTGCCCAGGCCGCGTCCCAGCGTTCCCGGGTCGGCCGGTCCCGTACCGCGGAGATCACGCTGTCCAGCACGGCCTGGCGCAGGTCCCCGCGTTCCGGCAGCGGTGCGCCCGCCGGGTCGGCCAGCAGCGTCTCCGGGCCGGGCAGG
This genomic window from Catenuloplanes niger contains:
- a CDS encoding DUF429 domain-containing protein, giving the protein MPFRVLGADAYKGGWVGVLLDQDRVEVGAAPGIAALVAWAGPLDVVGIDIPIGLPDATRRRADREARAQLGRRASSVFNTPVRAALSCADYAAANAENRRLAGEGMSAQAYRLGPRILDVDAWLRGGGHPRTIEVHPELSFARMAGGPLPDSKKTWSGAMQRAELLRRHGVRLPSDIGPAGRLVPVDDVLDAAAVAWTARRAAAGEARCVPAEPEIFSDGLPAAIWS
- a CDS encoding vWA domain-containing protein gives rise to the protein MDLEKLYAARLHAVRERPYLAAALFALHVVESPATPTMAVDRHWRCYVSPAFVDRRTVPDLAGVWVHEVSHLLRDHHGRGDAYAAEHGVDGPGERLRMNIAADAEINDDVYDAALPMPPDAVRPESLGLEAGEVMEFYLRRFTFGARTQPFAWLDCGSGADGGARPWDLGPAGARGLTTEERDAVRFRVAHGIVGAPGDAPDGWKRWAEQVFHPPQPWRELLGSAVRSAASAAGVGEDYTYQRPGRRATSLPGVVLPALRRRPPSVCVVVDTSASVSDRELGSALLEVTAIGRALGGRRDLVTVMSCDATVATVGRFCRERDIPLVGGGGTDMRAGVAAALERRPDVIVLLTDGQTPWPSARPAARTVVGLFPRPSEKWVATPPWARVVRVGG